One Oscillospiraceae bacterium DNA window includes the following coding sequences:
- a CDS encoding CpsD/CapB family tyrosine-protein kinase: MELYVSFSDVMHFFRRKWIKFLLVVVLFGVVCSLLPLQTASYTYTANTTVMLNCQVPENADADYRQQYTNILNYRVQAAVAEASSNDLLESTADKLGIKKEVIKKITGEQVKSAPAVKLTIQTSNASLAAKISDTAAQILSDDMVQQFPSPKLSVFISEKALDTASHSQNTAMLKGGILGAALGFLIFVCYGLIRVLTNHAVNSGKGAAELLELKFLGNVPHTGDKDKQADAFRRMRTAVLNQPKAAKSLLVESTGKDSGTPQTAAGLAISLAQAGRTVLAVDADLRDPQLASLLGVKPEKNLRDVLDGRSTVTEAAVEVPAHKNLSLLAGAAGSENPADLLTKSFSEILEEAESEYDSVIICAPSQPDYPDADSIASCPNAVLLTAKYGTTSYNVMRGAISATKEAGGNLSGFVVTDA, translated from the coding sequence ATGGAGCTGTATGTAAGTTTTTCAGACGTCATGCACTTTTTTAGGCGCAAATGGATCAAATTTCTGCTGGTTGTCGTGCTGTTCGGCGTAGTATGCAGTCTGCTGCCGCTACAAACTGCCAGCTATACCTACACCGCCAACACCACCGTGATGCTCAACTGCCAGGTGCCGGAAAACGCGGATGCCGACTACCGCCAGCAGTACACCAATATTTTAAACTACCGTGTACAGGCTGCTGTCGCAGAGGCAAGCTCCAACGACCTGCTGGAAAGCACCGCCGACAAACTGGGTATTAAAAAGGAAGTTATCAAAAAGATTACCGGCGAGCAGGTAAAGAGTGCCCCTGCTGTAAAGCTGACAATCCAGACCAGCAACGCCAGCCTGGCCGCCAAGATTTCCGACACGGCCGCACAGATTCTGTCAGATGACATGGTGCAGCAGTTCCCCTCGCCAAAGCTTTCCGTTTTCATCAGTGAAAAAGCACTGGACACTGCTTCTCACTCTCAAAATACCGCCATGCTCAAAGGCGGGATTCTGGGGGCGGCGCTCGGTTTCTTAATCTTTGTATGCTATGGGCTTATCCGCGTGCTGACAAACCACGCGGTAAACAGCGGCAAAGGCGCAGCCGAGCTGCTGGAACTCAAGTTTCTGGGTAATGTCCCGCATACCGGCGATAAAGACAAGCAGGCCGACGCTTTCCGCAGAATGCGCACCGCTGTTTTAAATCAGCCGAAAGCCGCCAAGAGCCTGCTGGTTGAAAGCACCGGAAAAGACAGCGGCACGCCGCAGACAGCCGCCGGCCTTGCTATTTCCCTTGCACAGGCTGGACGCACCGTTTTGGCAGTTGATGCCGATCTGCGTGACCCGCAGCTGGCCTCTCTGCTGGGCGTAAAACCCGAAAAGAACCTGCGCGATGTGTTGGACGGCCGCAGCACTGTTACCGAAGCCGCTGTGGAAGTGCCCGCCCATAAAAACCTTTCCCTGCTGGCAGGTGCCGCGGGCAGCGAAAACCCGGCCGACCTTTTGACCAAGAGCTTCTCTGAAATTTTGGAAGAAGCCGAAAGCGAATATGACAGCGTAATTATCTGCGCGCCGTCTCAGCCGGACTACCCCGATGCAGACAGCATTGCCTCCTGCCCCAACGCGGTGCTTCTAACCGCAAAGTATGGCACAACTTCCTACAATGTCATGCGCGGCGCCATCAGCGCCACCAAAGAAGCCGGCGGCAATCTTTCCGGCTTTGTCGTGACCGACGCCTAA
- a CDS encoding thioesterase family protein — translation MAERAVLKKEVTEDMLAVNVGSGSLRVLATPTICALFENASAQLAQRYLTPDKTSVGCSLSIEHTAPTPIGMTVTVTAELVEQEGRTFHFHLTAEDETGVCATGEHIRVAVGSRRFQQKADDKKNPVTQA, via the coding sequence AAAAAGAAGTAACAGAAGATATGCTGGCGGTCAATGTCGGCAGCGGCAGTCTGCGTGTGTTGGCAACACCCACAATCTGTGCCCTGTTTGAGAATGCTTCCGCGCAGCTGGCGCAGCGCTACCTGACCCCCGACAAGACCAGCGTGGGCTGCTCACTTTCCATTGAGCACACAGCGCCTACACCAATTGGTATGACCGTTACCGTGACTGCCGAGCTGGTCGAGCAGGAGGGCCGCACGTTTCATTTTCACCTGACCGCCGAGGACGAGACCGGTGTCTGCGCGACCGGTGAGCACATCCGCGTGGCCGTGGGCAGCCGGCGCTTTCAGCAGAAAGCGGATGACAAAAAGAATCCGGTAACACAGGCGTAA